A genomic segment from Aegilops tauschii subsp. strangulata cultivar AL8/78 chromosome 1, Aet v6.0, whole genome shotgun sequence encodes:
- the LOC109764530 gene encoding protein YABBY 3, translated as MSSSSSSGASAAFTPVSQQQQMASESLSSELQPPAPMQPEAPSEQLCYVHCHFCDTVLVVSVPSSSLFKTVTVRCGHCSSLLTVDMRGLLFPTTTTTVVAESAASAVTTTTSPPPAAAAHHGQFHYPSSLNLAPGNPPRHSLLDEISSANPSLQLLEQHGLGGLVAAAGGRNAAAPAPLPPPPVAGGKGGKEPSPRTNPVVNRPPEKRQRVPSAYNRFIKDEIQRIKAGNPDISHREAFSAAAKNWAHFPHIHFGLMPDHQGLRKTSLLPQDHQRKDGHGLLKEGLYAANMGIAPY; from the exons atgtcgtcctcctcctcctccggggCCTCCGCCGCCTTCACGCCAGTATCGCAGCAGCAGCAGATGGCGTCGGAGAGCCTCAGCTCGGAGCTTCAGCCCCCGGCGCCGATGCAGCCGGAGGCGCCTTCGGAGCAGCTATGCTACGTGCACTGCCACTTCTGCGACACCGTCCTCGTC GTGAGCGTGCCGAGCAGCAGCCTCTTCAAGACGGTGACGGTGCGGTGCGGCCACTGCAGCAGCCTGCTCACCGTCGACATGAGGGGCCTCCTCTTCCCGACCACGACCACCACTGTCGTCGCCGAGTCAGCCGCTTCTGCTGTCACCACCACGACgtccccgccgccggccgccgctgcTCACCACGGCCAGTTCCACTACCCCAGCTCGCTCAACCTCGCGCCCGGCAACCCTCCCCGCCACTCCCTCCTG GATGAGATATCCAGCGCCAACCCGAGCCTGCAGCTACTGGAGCAGCACGGCCTCGGCGGCCTGGTCGCGGCCGCGGGCGGCAGGAACGCCGCGGCACCTGCGCCGCTGCCGCCACCCCCAGTCGCCGGGGGGAAAGGTGGGAAGGAGCCGTCACCACGGACCAATCCCGTCGTCAACAGAC CTCCGGAGAAGAGGCAGCGCGTGCCGTCGGCGTACAACCGCTTCATCAA GGACGAAATCCAACGCATCAAGGCTGGCAATCCCGACATCTCGCACAGGGAGGCCTTCAGCGCGGCTGCCAAGAAC TGGGCTCACTTTCCACATATCCACTTTGGCCTCATGCCGGATCACCAGGGGCTCAGGAAGACCAGCCTCCTACCTCAG GATCATCAGAGAAAGGATGGCCATGGGCTTCTAAAGGAGGGGCTTTACGCGGCCAACATGGGGATTGCTCCGTACTGA